One window of the Flavobacteriaceae bacterium YJPT1-3 genome contains the following:
- the rpmB gene encoding 50S ribosomal protein L28, translated as MSRVCELTGKKAMVGNNVSHAMNKTKRKFNANLVKKRFYIPEEDKWITLKVSTSALKNINKKGISAVIKEARANGYLTK; from the coding sequence ATGTCAAGAGTTTGTGAGCTTACCGGCAAAAAAGCGATGGTTGGAAACAATGTTTCTCACGCGATGAACAAGACGAAGCGTAAATTCAACGCGAATCTTGTTAAGAAACGTTTTTACATTCCTGAGGAAGATAAATGGATCACTTTGAAAGTATCTACTTCTGCGTTGAAGAACATCAACAAAAAGGGAATTTCTGCAGTAATTAAAGAAGCCCGTGCTAATGGGTACTTGACAAAATAA